The nucleotide window CATTCTGATTTTGGAAGATCCCGCTTTGCGCGCGATGCTGGATATCAAAGTCTTTGTCGATACCGATGCCGATGTGCGCATTCTGCGCCGGATTGAGCGCGATATCAATGAGCGCGGCCGCAGTCTCGTTTCCATTCGCGAGCAGTACCTGAACACCGTGAAACCGATGCATGAGCAATTTGTAGAACCCAGCCGCAAATATGCCGATATCATCATTCCGGAGGGCGGACATAATACAGTCGCCCTGGCCATGCTTTTTTTACGCATCCGCGCTTTCATTGAAGAAGCGGAAGAAATTGTCGAGTAACCGCAGCCGGGCCTGAGTCAAGGAAAAGCCGCCGGTCAAGAGGAGGAAAATACTTTGCATATCGTTGTAGCCGTTGATTCCTTCAAAGGCAGCTGCAGCTCGCTGGAAGCAGCCCGCGCCGTGGCGCGGGGCATCGCCAAAGTCGATCCGGCTGCCCGGGTAACAATCATACCAATCGCCGACGGCGGCGAAGGCACTTGTCTTGCTTTAAGCGAGGGTTTATCCGGCGTGCTGCATCACCGCAAGGTCTGCGGTCCGCTGGGCGACGCAACCGATGCGATTTTTGCCGTCCTGCCCGACGGGACCGGCGTGGTGGAATTGGCGGCAGCCTCCGGTTTGACCTTGCTCAGCCAAGATAATCTCGATCCGCTGCGCGCTTCCACCTATGGCACGGGTCAATTGATTGCCGCGGCGCTCGAGCTGGGCTGCCGCCGGTTGATCATCGGACTGGGCGGCAGCGCCACCAATGATGGCGGCATGGGTCTGGCCAGCGCCCTGGGTGTTCGATTTTACGATCAATCCGGCTGTTTGCTGCCCCAGGGGGGAGCCGCGTTGGCTAACCTGTATCGGATTGATCTGAGCGGTCTGGACGATCGTTTCGCTGCCGCCGAAATCGTCATCGCCTGCGATGTGAACAATCCGCTCTGCGGCCCACAGGGTGCCAGCGCGGTGTTCGGACCGCAAAAAGGAGCTTCGCCGCAGCAGGTGCTGCAGCTGGATGCGGCGCTTTTTCATTATGCTTCCCTGCTGCAAACGCAGTTGGGTCTCGATCTTGCCGCTCTGCCCGGTGCGGGAGCGGCCGGGGGCGCCGCCCTGGCTTTAATGGCTTTCGGCAACGCTAAAATTCAGCGCGGCATTGATGTAATGTTGGATTTAGCCGATTTTGACCGGCTGCTGCCAAGCGCCGATCTGGTCATCACCGGCGAAGGCCGCATAGACAGCCAAACGTTGTTCGGTAAAGTGCCGGTTGGCGTGGCTGCCAGGGCCAAGCAAAGGCAGGTGCCGGTCATCGCCATCACCGGCTGTATTGCCGACGGCGCCGAAGCAGTCTATGAGCAGGGAATCGACGCCATGCTCAGTATCGCCAACGGCCCGATCTCCCTGCAGGATTCCATGCGACAGGCCGAAACCTTGATTGAAGCCGCGGCGGAACGCATCCTGCGTCTGCTGCGAATCGGCCAATCACTTTGACCTTCTATTGATTTCGGCAAGCTGCCGAAAAAGGCAGTTGACGGTTTTCACCGCCGGCTGCCTTTTTCTGTTGCGGGTCATTGGCCACGCTTCTCTTTTGGCCTAAAAACGCCGGCCGCCGCCGCCGCCGTGCGTCACCCCGCCGCCGGAGACATGCGTACCGCTGCGATTGCCGCCAAAGCCACCGCCGCCGCCACCGCGATTGACCGGCGGGCGCGGTCTGGGAATGCGTCTGATCGAGGTGCGCAGATAATCATCTCTGCTGCCGGTGATCTGCACAGAAGCATGCTCGCCCGGATCATAGTGATAGGTGCTGCCCTGCAATCGATAGGAAGCGCGCACGGCAAAGTAAAGGATCGCCGCCGCCACGGCGCCAACTCCGGCGGCAATACCGGCTTCCGCAACAGTCAGCGCCTTATGAGGTGTGGTGGTGGGTAATCCGGTTTCTGTATCGTATTGATACGACCCCTCCGGAATACCGCTCTCAACGTATTTTTTGGTGTTCTGCAGAACACTGCTGACCGAAGCGGCAAAATCACCGTCAGCCAAAGGCTGCCAGGCTGCATCCAGCATGGTTTCCAGCCGGGCATCGGTGATATAGTGAATCATCGCACCGCAGGTCGTAATAATCGGCATCCGGTTTGACATATCAATAAAATAGATCAGGCCGCTCTTCGCTTCGCCGCTGCCAAAGCCATTTTGATCGTAAAAATCATCGGCGAATGCCATGCCATTTTTTTCAGCCTGGCTGTCATTCGCACTGTATTCGGCGGCTGTGCTGGTCAAGACGACGATATCCATCTTGATCGCCGTGCGCAGTTTGCTGATCTCCTGTTCAAGGGTTTGTTCTTCGGCAGCAGTGAATAAATCGGCATCATCGAAGACCCGGGCGCCGGCGGAGGCGAGATCGGCAGCCAGCACCGTATGACCTAAAAGCAGCAGAAAAACCAGACCAAGCGTCCGGCAGAGTCCGCGCCGTAAATGCTTCACCATAAGAAATACCCTCCCGCGCAAAGCAGCGCTGCGACAGCAAATGCCAACAGGACGCAGTCCCGCAGCAATTTTCCGCTGTCCAAGGGCAGGATGCCGCATGCGGCCTGTGTTTGACCGTTCATGCTGTAGTAGAAAAGCCGCCCCGCCTGATCGTGATAGGTGATGATCCAGGCCGGCAGCAAGGCATACTTAAACTCCGCCTTGCGGACCGCGGTGCTGACATTGCCATTCAGCGAACTGTAATTGAGATCCTGGGTCAGCAGCGGCCGCACATATTGTTTCAGTTCGGTTTCCACCGATTCATGCAGTTCGGCATTGTCAATGTCACGTTTTTCCGCCTGAAAACCGGAAAGATACGTTTCAGAAAATGCTTTCATTTCCGCCAGATTGTAGGGATGCACTCCGTCCGCCAATTTACGATCCGCTTTTTGCAGGGCGCTGCGTTCGATCTCGTTAAACTCCAGCGTCGCTTGCCGACCGACAGCGTAATGTTTGGTACTGACAATCGTTTCCATCGGAGTGACCACATTGCTCACCTGGGTGCCTTCCCCCTCAAAAGAACCCGCCAATTGATAATTCGCCAGCCAATAGGGATAGTAGACCCCGGTGATTTTTTCAAGATTTTCATCATCGTAAAAGTGCCTGGGTACATAGCGTTTTTTGCCAATCCAGTTCAGAAAAGCTGCCTTCGCCGCTTCTTTACTGACGCTGAAAGGCAAAATAAAATCGGGCTGAAATTCGCCGGTTAAACGTCCCGACAAGACCACCGGGTTGTGGCAATAATAGCAGAAAGTCGCTGCCGTGGTTTCATCGGTCACAATTTCAGCGCCGCAGCTGGGACAGGAATAGACCACACTGTGCTCCAGCTCAGCGGACTGATCCTGCAGCTTATCGGTCAATTGCTTTTCTTCAAAAGTACTACCGCAATAATCGCAGCTGAACTTTAAAATTTCGGGATTATAAAGCAAACCTCCGCCGCAGGCAGGGCATTTATAGGTTGTGGCAGGCATATCGGCTCTCACCTCTTTTCCCATTGATACTTTATTGATTCGCGAAATTAAGCGCAATCTCCTTTTGCCTGAACCGCTGCCGCGGCAGCGGTTCAGGCAAATATCCAAACAAAAAGGCTCTTCACATCGTTGTAAAGAGTCTTTTTCAGTCGTTCCGCCCGACTTGTTTCTAATTATCCTTTAACATGGCTTCCACGGCTTTGGCCAGCGCTTGCCGCTTGTAATCGGCATTCCAACGATTGACACTGAAATAGTCAAACACTTTGCCGCCCATCTGCGTTACGGCCCGCTGTAATTCTTCCAGGCAGCTCAGCGTTCCGTTGCCGGAACCGCCGGCGCTGGCGACGAGCAGACATTTTTTATCTTTCAGGATACTTTCTTCCCGGTGAGACGCTTCACAGCGTCTGAGGCGGTCAAGAAAGAGCTTCATCGGTTCGCTGACTTCTCCCCAATAGACCGGTGTGACAAAGAGAAAACCGTCGTAATTTGCCATGGATGCTTTCAGCTCATTGAAACCATCGTTGATGATACAGGTGTGCGCCGTGCGGCATTGACCCCAGCCCTCATTGCAGACGCGGCAGCTTTCCAGTTTCAAATCGCTCACTGAAACCAGATCACAGCTATTTTTACCGGCTGCCTGGGCAGCCTGAAGCAATGAAACGCAAAGACCTTCTTTTTTGGGTGTGCCGGAAATGATCAGTAATTTCACATCAACCACTCCTTTTTTGTATTTCATTATAGCATAGTATGGCTCGTCTGTCAGCCAAGCAAATAAAACGCTCAAGGCTTTTTTAAAAACCCTGAGCGCTTTTTGGCGGAACTGAACGGATTTGAACCGTCGATCTCCTGCGTGACAGGCAGGCATGTTAGGCCGCTACACCACAGTTCCATATTGTTTGAACAGACAATATTATACCTTATTTTTGCTTTTTTGGCAAGTGAATAGCCCGGTATTTTCCTATAAATTACGGTAGCACTGAGAAGGCTGACGTTGGATATTGAATTTGTCCGCTGCAGAAAAGGTTTTTCGTTTCGTGTAGCGAACTAAATAATCAGCTTAACGCGGCTTCGTTTCCCGTTCTGTTTTTTTTTTCGAACAACCGCTTATTTGATTTCTTTTTGACTGATCCGAGGTGATTCCTGCGATCGGCTTATGGTATAGGAGGTTTTTTCATGTCAGTCAGTCGCTCAGAGCAGGCACAATTTGACAGCGGCAGCAGTTATTTTGATAAAATCCGCTCTTTCAGCCGCAATGCCAAGCTGTTCCTGCTCAGTCACGCTTCCACGCAAATTTGCCTGGGTGTTGGTTCCACGATTCTGAATGTCTATTTTTTAAAGCTCGGTTTCAGTAAGTCCTACATCGGCACTTACATGGCCATGAATACCTTAGCCGCGGCGATCGCCGCGATTCCCATTGGGGTGATTGCCGATCGGGTCGGACGCAAAAAATCAGTCATGTGGTCGATTGGCCTGAACACCGTCGCAACGCTGGCTGAAGTCACTTTTTTAAACCCGGCCATCCTGCTCTTCGTCAGCTTTTCCAAGGGCATCGGGTCTACTTTCAAAGCCGTGGTGCAGAATCCCTTTCTGATGGAAAACAGTAAGCCGGAAGAACGTATCCATCTTTTCTCCGTCAACCAGGCTTTGCAAACCGTCGCTTCCGTGGGCGGCTCCGCTTTAGCCGGTGTGTTCCCCATGCTTCTGGCCTTTTTCGCACAGGCAATGGGTTGGACTGACTTTTTGGAAGTTTCACAGCTCCGCCTGGCCCTGGCCTTTTCGACGATTTTCTTAGTCTTGTCCGCCATCCCGATGGCCATGGTGAAGGAAGATAACTTCCAGCCCTCCAAGCGTCACAACGTTTTTTCCGATCTGTCAACCATCGTCAAAGATCAAAATCTGCGCAATCTGACGATCTATCGCTTTATGATCGGCGCCGGTGCCGGGATGACGGTTTCCTTTTTCAATGTCTTCTTAAGCGATTCCCTGGGCGCTTCCGCCGGAGAAATCAGCTTTATTACCATGGGCTCCCGCGTTGCCTTAACCGTAGCGGTTCTCTGCAGCCCCTGGCTGGTGCGGACGCTGGGCAGGATCAATTCCGTCCTGATCACGCAGGTGCTTTCCATCCCGGCTTTGCTGACCATTTCTCTGGCACCCAACATCTTCGTTGTAACCATTCTCTATTGGGTGCGAACGGCTTTAATGAATATGTCCTCTCCGATTTCCACCTCTTTTGCCATGGAAATTGTACCGAGCGATATGCGCGCCACGGCCAGTTCCACCATGAACATGGGAGATTCGCTGGCACGCAGCGCCAGTCAGATTCTGGGTGGTATCATGATGGATACCTGGGGTAATTCTTCGCCGTATTACTTTACCTGCGCCCTCTACTTTGCCGCTTCGGTCTTTTATTGGTGGGCGTTCCGGAAATATGATCAACCCGGCAAATCATCATAACAAAAACGGAGCCATGACAAATCTGAAATTGCCGCGGCTCCGTTTTATTTATTTATGATAGAGTTTGTTGCTGCTGTAAACCGGCTCACAGGTCAGATTCAAACCTAATTTCCGATAGACCGTCTCGTCAATCTGGGAAAGCAGCACCGTAGAATGCGCTTCGCAGCCATGCAGTTCCGGCAGTTTAGCGACAGCGGTTGCGGCCGCTTCGCTGCTGACCGCACTGATCGATAAGGCAATCAGTACTTCATCGCTGTGCAGACGGGGGTTCTGATCTCCCATACTACCCGTTTTCAGCGTTTGGATGGGACGAATGACCTCCGGTTCAATCAATTTGATCTCTTTCCTGACATTGCTCAGCGCTTTGATGGCATTGAGCAAAGCGGCTGAGGAAGCACCCAGCAGATCGGAAGTTTTACCGGTCACAATCTGTCCGTCCGGCAGTTCAATCGCCATAGCCGGTTGATTCTGCGTTTCTTTCGAGCGTTTCAACGCAG belongs to Negativicutes bacterium and includes:
- a CDS encoding TFIIB-type zinc ribbon-containing protein, whose amino-acid sequence is MPATTYKCPACGGGLLYNPEILKFSCDYCGSTFEEKQLTDKLQDQSAELEHSVVYSCPSCGAEIVTDETTAATFCYYCHNPVVLSGRLTGEFQPDFILPFSVSKEAAKAAFLNWIGKKRYVPRHFYDDENLEKITGVYYPYWLANYQLAGSFEGEGTQVSNVVTPMETIVSTKHYAVGRQATLEFNEIERSALQKADRKLADGVHPYNLAEMKAFSETYLSGFQAEKRDIDNAELHESVETELKQYVRPLLTQDLNYSSLNGNVSTAVRKAEFKYALLPAWIITYHDQAGRLFYYSMNGQTQAACGILPLDSGKLLRDCVLLAFAVAALLCAGGYFLW
- a CDS encoding MFS transporter; the protein is MSVSRSEQAQFDSGSSYFDKIRSFSRNAKLFLLSHASTQICLGVGSTILNVYFLKLGFSKSYIGTYMAMNTLAAAIAAIPIGVIADRVGRKKSVMWSIGLNTVATLAEVTFLNPAILLFVSFSKGIGSTFKAVVQNPFLMENSKPEERIHLFSVNQALQTVASVGGSALAGVFPMLLAFFAQAMGWTDFLEVSQLRLALAFSTIFLVLSAIPMAMVKEDNFQPSKRHNVFSDLSTIVKDQNLRNLTIYRFMIGAGAGMTVSFFNVFLSDSLGASAGEISFITMGSRVALTVAVLCSPWLVRTLGRINSVLITQVLSIPALLTISLAPNIFVVTILYWVRTALMNMSSPISTSFAMEIVPSDMRATASSTMNMGDSLARSASQILGGIMMDTWGNSSPYYFTCALYFAASVFYWWAFRKYDQPGKSS
- a CDS encoding flavodoxin family protein, producing the protein MKLLIISGTPKKEGLCVSLLQAAQAAGKNSCDLVSVSDLKLESCRVCNEGWGQCRTAHTCIINDGFNELKASMANYDGFLFVTPVYWGEVSEPMKLFLDRLRRCEASHREESILKDKKCLLVASAGGSGNGTLSCLEELQRAVTQMGGKVFDYFSVNRWNADYKRQALAKAVEAMLKDN
- a CDS encoding glycerate kinase, which encodes MHIVVAVDSFKGSCSSLEAARAVARGIAKVDPAARVTIIPIADGGEGTCLALSEGLSGVLHHRKVCGPLGDATDAIFAVLPDGTGVVELAAASGLTLLSQDNLDPLRASTYGTGQLIAAALELGCRRLIIGLGGSATNDGGMGLASALGVRFYDQSGCLLPQGGAALANLYRIDLSGLDDRFAAAEIVIACDVNNPLCGPQGASAVFGPQKGASPQQVLQLDAALFHYASLLQTQLGLDLAALPGAGAAGGAALALMAFGNAKIQRGIDVMLDLADFDRLLPSADLVITGEGRIDSQTLFGKVPVGVAARAKQRQVPVIAITGCIADGAEAVYEQGIDAMLSIANGPISLQDSMRQAETLIEAAAERILRLLRIGQSL
- a CDS encoding TPM domain-containing protein, with protein sequence MVKHLRRGLCRTLGLVFLLLLGHTVLAADLASAGARVFDDADLFTAAEEQTLEQEISKLRTAIKMDIVVLTSTAAEYSANDSQAEKNGMAFADDFYDQNGFGSGEAKSGLIYFIDMSNRMPIITTCGAMIHYITDARLETMLDAAWQPLADGDFAASVSSVLQNTKKYVESGIPEGSYQYDTETGLPTTTPHKALTVAEAGIAAGVGAVAAAILYFAVRASYRLQGSTYHYDPGEHASVQITGSRDDYLRTSIRRIPRPRPPVNRGGGGGGFGGNRSGTHVSGGGVTHGGGGGRRF